The genomic DNA CATCCACCAGGACAGGACGCCGGAGCGGTACGCCGCATGAAGCGCGCCCATCACCCGCCGCGGGCCGGGGGCCAGGAACGCCGGCAGCATGAGGAGCCAACCCGACCCGATGCTCCAGATGCCGGTGACCACCGGGTCGCCGAGCACCGTCGCCAGCGTGCCGTTCGCGCGGGACTGGGCGGCCATGAGGATGCCGCCGACGAACACGGCGAGCGCCGCGACGAGAGCGGATCCCCGGGCCGGCCGCATGTCAGTGGGCGAAATGGCGGGTACCCGTGAAGTAGAGGGTCACCCCTCGCAACTGGCACAGCTCGATGGTCTCCGGGTCCCGGATCGAGCCGCCGGGCGCGACGATCGCGCGGACCCCCGCGTCGACGAGGATCTGCGGTCCGTCACTGAACGGGAAGAAGGCATCCGAGCTGGCCACGGCCCCGCGGGCGCGCTCCTCGCCGGCCCGGGCCACGGCCAGCTTGCAGGAGTCGACCCGGTTGACCTGCCCCATCCCGACGCCGACGGAGGCGCCGTCGCGGGCCAGCAGGATCGCGTTCGACTTGGTCGCGCGCACCGCCCGCCACGCGAACTGCAGGTCCGCCGCGGTGGCCTCGTCGGCGGGCTCCCCGGCCACGAGCGTCCAGCGGGCGAAGTCGTCCCCGTGCCCCGCGGTCGGCTTGTCGTCCGGGTTTTCGGGGACCACCGCGTCCAGGGTGTCCCGACGCTGCATGAGCAGCCCGCCGGCGATCGAGCGGGTCTCGACCCCGCCGCGGGTCGGCGGCTCGCAGACGAGCAGGCGGATGTTCTTCTTGGCGGACAGGATCTCCAATGCCGCGGGCTCGTACGACGGAGCCACCACCACTTCGGTGAAGATGTCCTTGACGGTCTCGGCCATCGCCACGCTCACCTCGCGGTTGGTGGCGATCACCCCGCCGAAAGCGCTCAGCGGGTCGCATTCGTGCGCCTTGCGATGCGCGACGGCGATGTCCTCGCCGCGCCCGGCCACGGCGATCCCGCACGGGTTGGCGTGCTTGATGATCGCGCAGGTGGGGGCGTCGCCGTGGTCGTAGGCGGCGCGGACGGCGGCGTCCGCGTCGAGGTAGTTGTTGTAGCTCATCTCCTTGCCGTGCAGCTGGCGGGCCTGGCCGAGGCCGGGGGCGCCGTTGGCCGCGGCGTACAGGGCCGCCGCCTGATGCGGGTTCTCGCCGTAGCGCAGGGTCGTGAGCTTGGTGTAGCTGCCGCCCACCCACGCGGGGAAGCCGTCGCCCCCGGAGGTGTCGGTGCGCACGCTGCCCATCCAGGAGGCGACCGCGATGTCGTACGTCGCGGTGTGCGCGAACGCCTCCGCCGCGAGCCGCTGGCGTTGCGCCAGCGTGAAGCCGCCCTCGGCCAACGCGGCCACCGCGTCGCCGTACTGCGCCGGCGCGGTGAGGATCGCCACGCTCGGGTGGTTTTTGGCCGCCGCGCGCACCATCGAGGGCCCGCCGATGTCGATCTGCTCGACGCACTCATCCGGACCGGCGCCCGAGGCGACGGTCTCGCCGAACGGGTACAGGTTGCACACGACGAGCTCGAAGGGCGCCACCCCGAGGTCCTCAAGCTGAACGAGATGGTCAGGCTTGCGCGTGTCGGCGAGGATCCCTGCGTGCACCCTGGGGTGCAGCGTCTTGACGCGCCCCTCCAGGCACTCGGGGAAGCCGGTGAGTTCCTCCACTCTCGTCACGGGGATGCCGAGGCCGGCGATCATCGCCGCCGAGCCCCCGGTGGAGACGATCTCAACGCCCGCGAGGTCCAGGGCTCGAGCCAACTCGTCCAGGCCGGACTTGTCGTAGACGCTGACCAGGGCGCGGCGGATCGGGCGGCGGTCCTCGGCGGCAGGGGCGACGGGTGCGGCCGGTGGGGTGGTCATGGAGCACTCCTGAGGGGTCCGAGGGCGAGCGCGTCGGCTGAGCACCCGCCGGTGGCGGGTGGGCACCCAGGCGGACGATGCCCACGACGTCACTCCCCGGTGGTGGCCCACCTACGCCAGTCGTGTGCTCCGAGCCTATCCGCCCGCGGCGCCGAGGCGGACGTGGCGCCCGCACACGACGTACCCCTCCCGCGCCATCCGGCCCACGCACTCGACGAGCATCTCCCGCTCCCCCACCTTGATCCGCTCGTGCAGCGACTCCTCGGTGTCGTCGTCACGGACCTCCACGGCGCGCTGCGCGATGATCGGGCCCGTGTCGACGCCGGCGTCGACGAGGTGGCAGGTGCATCCGGTCACCCGCACGCCGTACGCCATCGCGTCCCGCACCCCGTGCGCCCCCGGGAAGCTCGGCAGGAGCGCCGGGTGCGTGTTGACCACCCGGCCGCCGAAGCGGTCCAGGAACGCCGGCCCGAGAATCTTCATGAAGCCGGCCCCGACGACGAGGGCGGGGTCGTAGGCGGCAACGGCCGCCGCCAGGGCCGCGTCCCATGCCCCGCGATCCGGGCGGTCGCCGACGCGACACACGAAGGTGGGCACGCCCGCGCGGTGCGCCCGCGCCAGCCCCTCGATGCCGTCCCGGTCGGCGCCGACGGCGACGATGCGGACGCCGTACGCCGGGTCCGTGGCCGCGTCGAGCAAGGCCTGGAGGTTGGTGCCGGATCCGGAGACGAGGACGACGATCGGTACGCCGGGTGCCGAGGCGGAGGCGGGGAGACTCACGCCGGCACCCTACCGTCGGGTCGACGCAGGGCCTGCCGGGACGGCCTGCGGCGCCGGGGTGGCCGTCGACTCGCCTGGGCGCATCGATCGACGGCCCCATCGGACGCCGAGGGAGAGCGCCGCCCCCAGCGCCAGCTCACCGCCGAGCATCGCCCCGAGCAGGAACGGGGGCGCGCCCACTGTGGCCAGCCGGGCCGAGCCGAGGGCCCCTCCCGCGATGACGGCGAGCAGGGTCGCGCCGGCTCCGGCGACCAGGCAGCCGGAGGCCGCCGCCAGCGCCC from Austwickia sp. includes the following:
- a CDS encoding phosphoribosylglycinamide formyltransferase gives rise to the protein MSLPASASAPGVPIVVLVSGSGTNLQALLDAATDPAYGVRIVAVGADRDGIEGLARAHRAGVPTFVCRVGDRPDRGAWDAALAAAVAAYDPALVVGAGFMKILGPAFLDRFGGRVVNTHPALLPSFPGAHGVRDAMAYGVRVTGCTCHLVDAGVDTGPIIAQRAVEVRDDDTEESLHERIKVGEREMLVECVGRMAREGYVVCGRHVRLGAAGG
- the purH gene encoding bifunctional phosphoribosylaminoimidazolecarboxamide formyltransferase/IMP cyclohydrolase, with amino-acid sequence MTTPPAAPVAPAAEDRRPIRRALVSVYDKSGLDELARALDLAGVEIVSTGGSAAMIAGLGIPVTRVEELTGFPECLEGRVKTLHPRVHAGILADTRKPDHLVQLEDLGVAPFELVVCNLYPFGETVASGAGPDECVEQIDIGGPSMVRAAAKNHPSVAILTAPAQYGDAVAALAEGGFTLAQRQRLAAEAFAHTATYDIAVASWMGSVRTDTSGGDGFPAWVGGSYTKLTTLRYGENPHQAAALYAAANGAPGLGQARQLHGKEMSYNNYLDADAAVRAAYDHGDAPTCAIIKHANPCGIAVAGRGEDIAVAHRKAHECDPLSAFGGVIATNREVSVAMAETVKDIFTEVVVAPSYEPAALEILSAKKNIRLLVCEPPTRGGVETRSIAGGLLMQRRDTLDAVVPENPDDKPTAGHGDDFARWTLVAGEPADEATAADLQFAWRAVRATKSNAILLARDGASVGVGMGQVNRVDSCKLAVARAGEERARGAVASSDAFFPFSDGPQILVDAGVRAIVAPGGSIRDPETIELCQLRGVTLYFTGTRHFAH